Part of the Phycodurus eques isolate BA_2022a chromosome 3, UOR_Pequ_1.1, whole genome shotgun sequence genome, caggtgagttggatcccggctgactttgggcgagaggcggggtacacactgggCTGGTTGCCGACCAATCGTACGCCACTTATAGACTAACAACTATATCCAGAAACAATTCAATGAATCATTCAGGAGTAGGACTAGACACCAGTCCCCCAAGAATCTTAATTCTTCATCTCACCGAGAAAGCCCTTTGCTGTTCCAATATGGCTGTGCCCCAGTGCACAAAACAAAGGTCCAGAAAGCCATGCGTGGTTGCACAAAACCCTGACGTCAACCCCATCGAGCACTTTCTTTTGCAATGAACTAAAACAGAGATTGTGAGCCTGATCCTCTCTCGGGTCCAACATCTGTACCTCACAGATAATTGGgattgataataaaaaaaataaattcccacAGACAAATTCCAACATCTTCTTGAAAGTCTTGAAAGAAACCAACtacattttgcattttcacTTGCTCTGGCCAAATACTTTTGTCTCTTTAATGTATTTGATGTGTGATTTCTCTTTGTggatcaaaaaagaaaagaaaaatgagttACTCGCCTCAACGTGCCCAGTGGTGTTATGATACGTTAAGCAatggtttgaaatgtttttcccctttttcttctttttgttttgacaggAATTTAGTTTGGGGCTGGTATGCAGCACACAGCAATTACAATTTCCTCACCCGTCACTGCTAATCATTGCACGTGTTGATGAAATTTCAGATCGGGGGGGAATATGAATCCCAATAAACAACTCAAAATTAACCAGTCTGCCTTTTAACCTTGGCAGAGTGCAGACGAACAACGCGAGTGAGAAAACAATGGAGATCAAACAGACTCCAACAGGTTATTCTCCAGGGTGATACCGCTGCAGAGACGCAGCGGGACTCTCAGCTTTGAGAGACAGATGACGGCATCAACATTCATATGTTCCCTGCACTTCGGGGGCCACGGTTTGCTCCTGCGGCGCGTCAAGATGGGTGTGTGATCGTATCAGCTATTTAGAGCTGATAACACACGATGGCCATCTGCTGAAGATATGTCAGCTCTGGCATTCAGCCAGGAATCAATCTACACTACATTACCACCGGCGGTTTACAGCTGCTGGCCAATGCGACTAAGCCTATTTATCTTTATTTAGACATCACATCTTAAAATATCAAATCGTTTCATAAAAGTCATAAACTCTCATAaaagtgtgtaaaggatatgaAGGACGGCTAGAAATGGAATTAGCGAGAGACCATCTCGGAATTGGATCGCACCGGCCGCACGTAGCCGCTCACTGACGACGACAATCGATATCGTAACAACCAATAAGCACTTTccttgataataataatagaatattTTATGACTACTTGTATTTTAATATCGTCATCAATACTGAGTGCTCATGTAATAATACAGCACTAAATACGGAGTACTCACACAATATTATAGAAATGTCTACCACTAAGCAtcagtcaaagaaaaaaaacgtgagCACTCGCACTATTAAGAAGACTGCTGCGGTCTAATGAGCCCCGATACAAGAGCTGTGTCAAAACACACGGTCAGAGAAATATTAATTGAATAATATTTGTATAATATATGTAGTAGCAGGTGAGGTTATTATTGATTCATATTATTGTGTGTACTCAGTTTTTATTATATCATGACACGAGGCCTCGGTAGTAATGTCCAGGGGTGCAGAGGGAAACGTGCTACCGGTAACAATTAGAAGGGCTCGTGACTGAGAGGAGCCAGGGCACGAAATCCCTTGCGCTGGCCCTGATAATATCGACATTATTACGTGAGGAGTCACAGTAGTCATTATTGCATGACACTCAGCCGACATTATTGCCACTTTGCGTGGTCCAGTCTATGCCCTACCTCATAGCTGTTCGCATTTTTATGATGCTACTGCTAACGTTTGGTACGACACGAGAGACTTGCCACTTATAATATGCCAAAGGTGAAATTTGATGAGTTGCATGTTTGTTAGGGAAAACTTGTTTGCAACCAATGTAAACCCACAGTATGACAATGCAAGCTACAAACTGTCACAGTTGGCAAATACTTTACAGTAATACATTTCGAAAGCAAAAGATTCAACCAAGGGTAGGAAATCgctaagtacaaatactttgttgctatacttaagtacatttttcaagtaTCCGTGCTTtacttgattatttatttttctgacaactttttactttaaaaaagtaGACTATACAAGTTTTCAAACTGTTAGCAATATGTGAATGTGCCCCGGTTCGTCGCGCTCGCCTGGCTGCCTCAGAGTGCGCCTCGGTCAGCCATGAGTGCGCAACGTTATTATGAAATATTGCCagtttgatgttgtatttttgggaatgtgcaGTCAATTAGAAATAGAAAAGAAGTGATCAACTTACCCGACGACTCGGTGAGAAGTTTGATGTGATGTTCGTGgcgttttttttcaattgcatCTTTTTAATTTGAGGTGCTACCAGGGTGAAAGAAATCTGGCCAAATAAAAACGGGGCCAGAGAGGGCTAATTTTTCAAACGATTGTTTCagtaatattctactgtcagatCATACACAGTTTAGGACATACAATATATGACAAAaaggttgttggtttttttaactgcaaattGTCCCTTTAACTTTCTACAtttgaaaattgacttttttttgcccTCTGTGGATAATGTCACacgtcaggaaaaaaaagatggaaacgGGGCTAAAGTCAACCGCAGGTGAGCTCTTGATTGACTAAGATCTTGGGTCTCATGAGGCGGCAAAAGACAGCAATGACATGGGAGAATGAGAAGCAAAATATTCCAAATCCATGGTCCGATTTAAGAGAAATGTTTGCTGTTTTGATTATTAGTTAATTTAGCAGTTGGTGTTATTGTCTTAATTTGCATTAGTAAAGTTATGAAAGTATACAAACAGCAAACGCAACAGGATTTTCCCCCCCTTTAATGAAAATTTATTAAATGGGTAAactattttttgtgtattgtttccattgtgccaagttatccaAAACAGTATATATAACTGACGGTAAAAATTAATTGTGTACTTTTGTgcttaattacattttcagtcaactttttttttttactcttacctaagtacaggagttgaattaCAACTTCTACTTTGACCagtcttttttgcacaattattttctgtacctctACTTATAGGTACTgctacttttgccacctcctTTCCCAACTACTGCTGCTGCGACACATTTGTTTGCTGTGAGAAATCATCAAGTGTGCTGTTGGAAATGACCTCATTTGACTTAATTGGTTTGTTGTAATAATTTTTCTACAACAAATAACGTGTCTCTGTTGTTCTACCGAGGGgggtcaaactaatttttgtcataagccacattgtagttatggtttccctcagagggccgtaaTGACTGTGAACCAATATAAatatatgattgcctcatattattacatacactagaaattgatgaataactTGTTCTGAAAACAGAAGCCactatattttaaaagaaaattgttaaaatattcTGCAATTTATTCTAAAAGGGGGACTGCTAGCAATAAAGGCTTGCAATATATTtatcaatgttattaaaagtgaagagaaTTTTGATTTAGTTTTGGTATTTTAACAAGAAACGTGAAGCCGACAAACATGATTTACTTTCCCGGGcgacataaaatgatgcggcgAGACGGATGTGGCCccagggccttgagtttgacacctgtgatctatGCCAACGACATATAGTGATATAGTGATAACCAGACCAAATTAATGAAATGATATTCATAATGAACCTGTGTAGCCACCTGTTGCGATTCATACAACGGAATCCGTAATAGCAATCAAACATTGAGTAAGTACATTTGAGAGTAAATAcagacgagatcatcattatttcaatatgtaTACTTTCTGTGAAACTTTGGTGTGGTGGTCTCCCATTAGATTTTGgtcatgtaaaatgtgtgcctcggctcaataaaggttaggaaacactgTTTACTGCAAACTACAGCAACTGTGTCGCACACAAAGTGTGGTTTGGAAAACGATACACTGCTGCCCTCTTTTGTCATATCAGTTAAATTGCACTTGGTAGACTATCAAGAATGTTTGCAGTACGGATGATGAGTTGAGTGAATTTTTGTTAAATAATCTTGACCATTAAATTGACTGGAACGATGTGGTTTAGTTTGCTCAATAATAATCTATATTGACCCCATTTTTAACGTAAAAATTGCACTGTACATTGGATTTGGGATAGGATGCCTGACAGACAAAATATAGGGCAAAGTCAATCCTTTTGCAAGGAATCATCCAATCAGAGACGACTACGACTTCGTAAGGTGCTGGGTTTTCAACCAATCAACGTCGTTGTTCTATTCTAGCCTGGCCAATGATTTCGCAGTATGTTTGCAGGTCGAGACGAAAAACGCCGACGATGTGTTATGTTTTGTATCTCGGCGGCGTATTAAACAACAGCTGGTGGGCGAAAGTTTTAGCCTTTCATCGCTGCATATTTCTCGTCAACGAGTTAACGTAAGACTGGATAAGTAACCGCTGTTTGAGTCGGTTTTGACTAAACGTTGACGTGTTGTCGGCGCTCCCCTTCCAGCCTGTGTCATCCGCCCCGCTGCTCCCCTGGCCGGGGTACACGTAGAAAGAGTGGCGTGTGGAGCTCGAGAATGGAGGAGTCAACCCGGAGTCGTCATGGCGGCGGTGACTGCGTGGCGATACGCTAGCGACCGTCTCCTCGGAGGATGGGGCCCGCTTCTCTGCGTCTTCCTGGGCTCTCTGGTGGCCCTGCTGACGCCCCTGGTCGGGGTGGAGGAGCAGTGCCGGGGCTCCCCGAACGCCATCGCGCGGCTCCGCTGCCAGCTGCGGGGGAGCTCCCAGCAGCCCCCAGCTGTGCAGACCACCGGCCTCACTGTCCCCCTCACGGCCCTCGACCTGCTTCCTCTGAGGGCCAAGCCCAGCAAAGGTACCCGAGAGTGTTCGGAAGATTGTACCAGTCTTCGCTGAGTTACGGCACATATTTGAAATTAGAAAAGCTCTGAGGCAGCACCACACAAATGTGCAACTGTACGCTCGTGAGTACCTTCTGCCAGCGAGTGAACTAAAGGGagcatttcatttttatcattgacctgtcactatacgtcgatGGCATAGATGGTTAAGGATATGTCATTTATAgtgaataaatcttttttttttttttttttttttttttttttttgcaaggacACCTGATCTCTCCAGCGCTTTGGTTGGAATCAAAACACAAGTAATATGATCAAATACAAAAACTGTATCAAAAATCACATGCTCAATATGACTGGTAGTATTATTATAATCAGGTTTGAATTACATATCGGCTGGATGTGAgccaagtggttagcacgtcagtCCAACAGTTCTGGGATTTGAGACTcaagagtttgcatgttctcatgcTTTCATGCGGAGTCCTGTGGCATTGTCCCAGATCCTAGAAACATGCGtcttaggttaattggagactaaattgttcATGGGTGCGATTGTTAGCAGGCTGTACCCCACCTAAACTGAAGTGAGTCGCTATCGGTTCCAGCTCAACTGctaaccctaatgaagacaagcggtatagaaagtGTATATAgctgcagtgttttgttttttttctgacatcaATTCTGTCTCACAGAAATGATTTTTGAGGCCAGAGCGGCGCTGCAGCAGGCTCAGGAGATGAAGAAACACGGCAAGAGGGAGAAAGCCCACAAGCTGCTGGTGCATGCGCTCAGTCTGAATCCAGACTACGTGGATGCCCTGACCGAGCTGGGGACTATtttggaggaggagaaggacgtGGTGCAGGCGGACCACCTGTACACTAAGGCTTTGGCCATCTCGCCTTGTAACGAGAGGGCCCTGATGAGTCGAGACCGCACCCTGCCCTTGGTGGAGGAGATTGACCAGCGTCATTTCGGCATCATTGACAGCAAGGTGCGCAGGCTCATGTCCATTCCTAAAGGCAACTCTGCGCTACGTCGGGTGATGGAGGAGACTTACTACCACCACATCTACCACACAGTAGCTATAGAAGGCAGCACTCTCACTTTATCGGAGATCCGTCACATCCTGGAGACGCGCTACGCCGTCCCCGGCAAGAGCTTGCAGGAGCAGAATGAGGCCATCGGTGTGGACGCAGCCATGAAGTACATCAACACCACGCTGCTGTCCAGGACAGGAACCATCAGTGTCAGGTGACATCCTGGAGATCCACAGACGGGTGCTGGGCTACGTGGACCCCGTGGAGGGGGGCCGCTTGCGCACCAACCAAGTGTTTGTAGGCCATCACATCCCGCCGCACCCTCAGGACCTGCAGCGGCACATGCAGGAGCTGGTTCAGTGGCTCAACTCCGACGAGGCCTTGCAGCTGCACCCGGTCGAGTATGCCGCTCTCGCTCACTACAAACTGGTGTACGTGCACCCGTTCGTGGACGGCAACGGGCGCACGTCGCGGCTGTTGATGAACCTTGTGCTCATGCAAGCGCGATACCCGCCCATCACCATTCGCAAAGAGCAAAGGGCCGAGTACTACGCAGCTCTCGACACGGCCAACGAGGGCGACGTGCGCCCCTTCATCCGTTTCATTGCCAAATGCACCGAGATTACGCTGGACACCTTGTTGATCTCCACCACTGAGCATTCTGTGGGGCTCCCGGGGTCGAGGCAGGACCAAGCCTGTCCTGACTGCAAACACACCATCCCAGTTCACAACTGATTTGGTGATTGGAGAGCATCTGTCAGGTCTACTTTTTACCCAAAGGGGTTGTATCCATCAGCTTCGCCTGGCTTTGTCTTTAACTTGGtgaaatttattttgtgtggGAACTTTAAAAGAAGTTTAAATTTCATGGGAGACCAGGTCAGAAGTTGGGACTTGTAGGAATATCACCTCACTTGAGAAGCTTCAATCTATGCCTTGTGGGACCTTTAGTTAGAAATGGGATAGCACTTTTGtcatttgagtatttattttctgcaaataaaagTGAAATCTCAGCATGTCTCAAGTTTAAATTACACGTTGGTTAGGTGGATATCTTTATTTTTGCCTTCAAAACACAGGTAATACATTAACAAACCAGCCATTTAGTTACCTTAAAAACACTATCATTGTATTTAGTGCATATAAAATGTTCATACACACCACATGACGAACAGAATGTGTATTTAATAGGCCACTGGTGAACAATCTCTATAGCTTGTATTCCATAGTGTGTCATTTAGTTGACTATATTTTTCATATAAGATGACCTTACACAAATGTACTCTTTAACTGATCACGCAAGCAAAATTGCATAgatataaaactaaatgtgagtGCTTGAAAAAAGTCAGCCCCAGCCAGTTAATTTATTATGCCTCAGtcttaaattgacattttaaatcaaaacaaaaaaattgcctgACATAAGGGGATCACATTTAAATTTCTCAAAAGAGACTGTTGGACTAGTTTATACATTTAACTGTTGAAATGGTGGTCTTAAGAGCCATAAAGTCTTAACGAAAATATTTTAGCATAATTCTGTTAACAGGCAGCTGCTTCGTATGTATTGATTTTGTATGTGTAAGCACATACACTATTCTACACACTTCTTAACATAGGGTTGTCAGTCCAATGTCCCACTGAAATAAAAGGTTGAATTTGGGaaaatgtcaagaacatttcaaacatatttacacACACGTACTTTACAGTTATTTAATAAAACCCGACAGCAACGTTTAAACACAGCCAGAGAAGGAAAAGTAAAAATGGCCAGGGTCAAAGGTGTTCTTGGTTGAAAGGGGCCGGTGGAGGGCAGCAGCTCTGCAGTTAAGGCAATCTCGCACGAACAATGACGAGAAGGCTGACGTTTGCAGAAAGTCAAGAGTCACAAAGGGACTTCTTTTGAAAGATTCACGTGATGGCTCTCAGTGTGAAGCCAGCAGGCATTCCTTTCACTTCTTCAGAAGCATCTTAGCAAAGTCTGCATTGGACAAGGGCTTCGCATCTCCGGCACCTTCCTCAGATGCAGACCCATTCTCCACTTTTCTTGTGGGCCCGCTTTGGCGATTCAAAGAGCGAGGGAGCAATGACACCTGTGTGCGTCCTCTTCCTctcctgggggaaaaaatgtttcatgatGAAATCACTTACTGAGAGGATTTCAAAGGCCGATCGGTACACTTACGCGCCGTGGAACTGGTGAGGCGTCAGGTTTGCGGTGGGCTGACTGGGACCGAGCTTGCTTGTGTTTCTGCGAGGAGGGTTGCTTATAGCAACAGAGATTTGGTTCCCTTCTACGTCCATGCCGTCCATTTTCAAGACGGCCTGAGAAGCTTGCGCTTCATCTGCAAACTCAACATATGCCAAACCCTGCAGAAGCCCACGGTTCCAAGGGTAACACATCAGCTGTCTTcatcatttcatattttcagTGTATGACACCTACTATCTCACCTTGGGTTTTCCTGAGCGAAACGTAACAAGACGAACTTCTTTAATGGTGCCGTGACGCTTGCTTATTTCTTCCAACTGCTCCTTGGTGCAGGAAAACGGCAGCCCGGAGATGAAGATTTTGTGTTTCTCCATAGATGTGTTGTACTTGAACACCTAAAGATGTGGAGTACTCACTTAAGACGCCACTGACCAGAAGACATTTTGCATAAACAGCGTTCCCCCGTTATAATAGGGgttcatctttttttgtccCCAATATAACAGATTTGTAAGTGATAGTTTGTTATTGTTTCTTTATAGTATATAGTAGGGCAagtctgattttttaaatttaattcagTTTCATTTATGCAGTGCAAACTCAGACAACAGAAGTTGTCTCCAGGCACTTATGGTCGAGAACCACACTTCCCGCACATTAAGAGCACAAGTGAATTTTAGAGTTGCGGTGTACCACAACATGTCAAGCAGCACTGGGCTCATCTGGCTATAGATGGAGTGtcattaagagcaagaagaggcagagaaggtcccctactAAGCAGCAGTAATAGTTGTTCCCACAgtgcagagagaatatatgccagcGAGTATTGTTGTTTGGTCtgtttgtgttgctgctccaagtgtgttaaagtagcagtttatTGAAGGTTTATCATTGGCAAAACATCTCTGCTAATTTCTGTTGGCCCgttaacttcaactgggagtgacaaaggaacagtttgaagcaagcatgcgttgacacacatttggagcACTCATGCTGTGGCCAGCATGAGTGTTCTTTTCACTTCCTCAgagttttcctctttttgttctttttcccccAACATTCCTGCGGCGATTCATTGTCGCTATGGTAACAGTTGTATCCGTTTGCGGCCAAAGATTGCGCCTCcccaacagtgtttgatttgacaagataaagcccagtgatagtaaaagacgggatacgctggtatcagaatacatgtCGTGcggtgttgccactgtctgaccgagatacggcaagattttatggcagtagtctgacatggtgcaatcgtgaaagaccagtTTTGTCTCGTTGTCTGATCTGACAtaagtcgaccacaaaaatGTCTGCCTCGAGGCAATAAATAGGCAATAAagaggggttcactgtacagtatttcatatttacctTAAAGTCTGGATTCTTGTTCTTGTCTACACACGGTGACACATACATAGGCCTGCCCTCCACTTCCCGTCTGTCGAGTTTGAGGGCTTCCGTGACAGACTCAGAGCTTTCAAACTGCACATAGCCAAAGCCCTTGAAGGTCCCTTTGTTGCTAGAGACGAGGCGAATCTGGTTGACGCGTCCACACGTCTCAAAGAATGTCCTGAGTCTGGCCTCAGGCTCCTCCAGGGTGTACGACAGGTTGCTAACGAACACACTGTTTTCATTGTTCCGAAGCTCAGTTTTATCATCGCTTTGCTTCTGGGCACTGGCCTGCTGGACTTGGTTGAATCCAGGCGCGGAACTTTTATAGCCAGGAGGCGCCTTCTTCCCATAGAGTCCCATCTCAGTCTCCATGTGCTCCTCTTTGCTTTGCTCACCATTTCCTTTGTGTCGCTTAGGAGCTTGTTCTATCAACGACAGGGGAAACCGGTTATGTCAAAGTTTTTCCTGAGAAATGGATAGCCGTGAACTCACCTATGTTCAAATAATTGGATTTCCAAGACAACAATAAATCATTCACTGGCCAATCAGCTACGGCCTAAAACCTTCAGACGTCTGCTAAAAAGCGGAATTTCCACTCGCTGCATGACAATGTCCTCAAGCATTCCTTCAGGTCGACCACAGAGTGGCGTGACAGGAAGAAAATGACAAAGTTTTGGAAGAGCGCAACCCTAAATGCAACTGGCAATATGTTGGGTGTATGTTAGGTGCACAGGAGATATCTCCCCAATCTGCCACATTTGGAATGCTTTTGCAAGGAATGTTCCCAAGTCAACATGTGCCATGGACTCCCATCCAAAACAGCAGAATGTGAATGCTTTACCTAAAGCACAAGACACTTACAAAAGTATTTGTTTTAGACTTGTGCAACCAGTTTATtgtcaaaattatttgtattatttgcttcacagcatccatccattttctatgctgcgtgtcctcattagtgtcatgggtgagctggagtctatcttaGTTTTGAGTGAGCGGTGGCAACACCCAAGACTGTTTTTTTCAGCTAATCACAGCTGTTTCATAGCACAGGTCGCAGATCAAATGATTTTTGGGTAAAAAATGCtctgaaaaaaatccatttttaaaattgttatttcaaCAGGGGCGTGTTTACCTGCATGGTCGTTCCACTCATCTTGATCAAGCCCGTGctctgctttcctcttctccccAAATCGACCGCCCTTCTGAACTTTCTTCTGAGACTTCTTGTCTGCCTTGGCCTTCCGCCTCTGCTCAAATTGTTCCTCCTCGTATAGAGCCTGGATGGCTTCTTTCTCGGCCGCCTAACAGACAGCCCGAAGATGGCCATGAGCGTCAAAAGCTGCTCAAAGACAAACATGCTTAAAACAAATGCTGCTCTGTGCTCCAAACCTTTGCCCGTTGCTCATTAACTCTGTTCAGACGCGTCTCTGTTTTCTGGACTGCC contains:
- the ficd gene encoding LOW QUALITY PROTEIN: protein adenylyltransferase FICD (The sequence of the model RefSeq protein was modified relative to this genomic sequence to represent the inferred CDS: deleted 1 base in 1 codon); the protein is MAAVTAWRYASDRLLGGWGPLLCVFLGSLVALLTPLVGVEEQCRGSPNAIARLRCQLRGSSQQPPAVQTTGLTVPLTALDLLPLRAKPSKEMIFEARAALQQAQEMKKHGKREKAHKLLVHALSLNPDYVDALTELGTILEEEKDVVQADHLYTKALAISPCNERALMSRDRTLPLVEEIDQRHFGIIDSKVRRLMSIPKGNSALRRVMEETYYHHIYHTVAIEGSTLTLSEIRHILETRYAVPGKSLQEQNEAIGVDAAMKYINTTLLSRTGTISVGDILEIHRRVLGYVDPVEGGRLRTNQVFVGHHIPPHPQDLQRHMQELVQWLNSDEALQLHPVEYAALAHYKLVYVHPFVDGNGRTSRLLMNLVLMQARYPPITIRKEQRAEYYAALDTANEGDVRPFIRFIAKCTEITLDTLLISTTEHSVGLPGSRQDQACPDCKHTIPVHN